Proteins co-encoded in one Medicago truncatula cultivar Jemalong A17 chromosome 8, MtrunA17r5.0-ANR, whole genome shotgun sequence genomic window:
- the LOC25502028 gene encoding aspartic proteinase CDR1: MNKLSFLNLFFFSLCFIASFSHALNNGFSVELIHRDSSKSPFYQPTQNKYQKVVNAARRSINRANHFYKNSLTSSPESNVIPDNGEYLMTYSIGSPPFKLYGIVDTGSDIVWLQCEPCEQCYNQTTPKFKPSKSSTYKNIPCSSNLCQSVRDISCNAHNFCEYTISYGDHSHSQGDLSVDTLTLESSTGGHISFPKTVIGCGTNNTVSFKGASSGIVGLGGGPVSLITQLGSSIGSKFSYCLLPLSLESNRTSKLSFGDAAVVSGEDVLSTPIVKKDPTVFYYLTLEAFSVGNKRIEFGRSSNGSDEGNIIIDSGTTLTILPSNIYNNLESAVAESVKLERVDDPTQQLNLCYSTTSDIYNFPLITAHFKGADIKLHPISTFVSVADDIVCFAFTTSPGVAIFGNLAQQNLLVGYDLKQKTVSFKPTDCSKV; the protein is encoded by the coding sequence ATGAACAAACTTTCCTTTCTgaacctttttttcttttccctttgcTTCATTGCTTCTTTTTCTCATGCGCTAAACAATGGTTTTAGCGTTGAACTTATCCACCGCGACTCTTCAAAATCACCATTCTACCAACCTACACAAAACAAGTACCAAAAAGTTGTGAATGCCGCACGTCGTTCTATCAACCGTGCTAATCATTTCTACAAAAATTCACTTACAAGTTCACCTGAATCAAATGTAATCCCTGATAATGGTGAGTATCTGATGACCTATTCAATTGGTAGCCCACCATTTAAGTTATATGGCATTGTTGACACAGGTAGTGACATTGTTTGGCTTCAATGCGAGCCTTGTGAACAATGTTACAACCAAACCACTCCTAAGTTTAAaccatcaaaatcatcaacttacaaaaatatccCATGTTCATCTAACCTATGTCAATCTGTGAGAGATATCTCTTGTAATGCCCACAATTTTTGTGAATATACTATTTCTTATGGAGATCATTCACATTCACAAGGAGATCTTAGTGTTGATACTCTTACATTAGAGTCCTCTACTGGTGGTCATATTTCATTTCCTAAAACTGTGATAGGATGTGGAACCAACAATACAGTGTCGTTTAAAGGTGCAAGCTCTGGTATAGTTGGCCTTGGAGGTGGTCCCGTGTCTCTTATAACACAACTTGGATCGTCAATTGGTTCAAAATTCTCTTATTGTTTGCTTCCATTGTCTCTTGAGTCAAACAGGACAAGCAAACTCAGTTTTGGAGATGCCGCTGTGGTTTCTGGTGAGGATGTTTTGTCAACTCCTATAGTGAAAAAAGACCCCACAGTTTTCTACTATTTGACATTGGAAGCATTTAGTGTTGGAAACAAAAGAATAGAATTTGGCAGATCTTCAAATGGTAGTGATGAGGGTAACATCATAATTGATTCAGGTACAACGTTGACGATTTTGCCAtctaatatttataataatttggaATCAGCCGTGGCAGAATCTGTGAAACTAGAGCGTGTTGATGATCCAACTCAACAATTAAACCTTTGCTATAGTACCACATCAGACATATATAACTTTCCTCTAATAACAGCGCATTTTAAAGGTGCGGATATTAAGTTGCATCCCATTAGTACCTTTGTTTCCGTTGCCGATGACATTGTTTGCTTTGCTTTTACCACTTCTCCGGGTGTTGCCATCTTCGGAAACTTAGCTCAACAGAATTTGTTGGTTGGTTATGACCTTAAACAAAAAACTGTGTCATTTAAGCCTACTGATTGTAGCAAAGTGTAA
- the LOC25502026 gene encoding uncharacterized protein, which translates to MSFAMQCSNYGYGYGYGYSSFCVPRQFTPTPLSLPLPLQACQWNGFKSQPKKNQMRVFCGSDNQSSNLTSQRKRRKVMEHICLLKAKEEISEEEENDMLDYLYTTQYQMGGIIAISLGRVSAQNPDHYTHAVYMRFQKKENLEKFYENSFYLKVLKDHVMTYCHGLINVDYESEVDDDMIYIFRKGEEFSHGVEFVLLISFNEGTLGNQAEHALASLATVMLEFPSLIVQFTQGLNFNESSKDYTHGVVIRFRSVEAFEIFIRSQEYKDVWISKFQPIVLKSLPLHFSVDPVGTELM; encoded by the exons ATGAGTTTTGCAATGCAATGCTCAAACTATGGCTATGGCTATGGCTATGGCTATTCTTCTTTTTGTGTCCCTCGTCAATTCACCCCAACACCTCTATCTTTACCTTTACCTTTACAAG CTTGCCAGTGGAATGGATTCAAGAGCCAACCAAAGAAGAACCAAATGAGAGTATTTTGTGGTTCAGACAACCAAAGCTCCAATCTCACTTCTCAGAGGAAAAG AAGAAAAGTTATGGAGCACATTTGTCTGCTAAAAGCAAAGGAAGAAATATCTGAAGAGGAAGAGAATGACATGCTTGATTATTTGTACACAACCCAGTATCAAATGGGTGGTATTATTGCTATTTCATTAG GGCGTGTTTCTGCTCAGAATCCTGACCACTATACTCATGCTGTTTACATGCGGTTTCAGAAAAAGGAAAACCTTGAAAAGTTCTATGAAAACTCCTTTTACTTGAAGGTTCTCAAGGATCACGTAATGACTTACTGCCAT GGATTAATTAATGTGGACTACGAATCTGAAGTCGATGAtgatatgatttatatatttcgCAAAGGAGAG GAGTTCAGCCATGGAGTGGAATTTGTTCTTTTGATATCATTTAATGAGGGTACCTTAGGTAACCAGGCGGAACATGCACTGGCATCTCTGGCAACAGTGATGTTGGAATTTCCTTCCTTGATAGTACAATTTACACAAG GTTTGAATTTCAACGAAAGCTCTAAGGATTATACTCATGGAGTAGTGATACGATTTCGATCAG TTGAGGCCTTCGAGATATTTATACGCAGCCAAGAATACAAAGAT GTATGGATATCTAAGTTCCAGCCTATTGTCCTGAAATCACTGCCTCTTCATTTCTCTGTTGATCCAGTGGGAACTGAGCTTATGTAG
- the LOC25502025 gene encoding LOW QUALITY PROTEIN: general transcription factor IIE subunit 2 (The sequence of the model RefSeq protein was modified relative to this genomic sequence to represent the inferred CDS: deleted 1 base in 1 codon) translates to MALQEQLDRFKKQQEKCQSTLSSIASSKVGSRKPNTPVVATNASANGRNSRTGVKFSSDTERLQQINNIRKAPVGAQMKRVIDLLLETRQAFTPEQINEACYVDMRANKDVFESLRKNPKVEYDGQRFSYKAKYGLKEKSELLQLIRRYPEGLAVFDLKDAYPNVMEDLQALKAAGQIWLLSNFDSQDDIAYPNDPKANIKVDDDLKQLFRSIELPRDMIDIEKDLQKNGMKPATNTAKRRSAAQIDGVSSKPKSNSRKKNEITKRTKLTNAHLPELFQNLK, encoded by the exons ATGGCTTTGCAAGAGCAATTAGATAGGTTCAAGAAACAACAAGAGAAGTGTCAATCGACACTCTCGAGCATTGCGTCGAGCAAAGTTGGTAGCAGAAAACCTAATACGCCGGTGGTGGCTACAAATGCATCAGCAAATGGAAGAAATTCAAGAACCGGTGTTAAATTCTCAAGTGATACTGAGAGGCTTCAGCAGATT AATAATATACGTAAAGCCCCCGTTGGTGCTCAGATGAAGCGTGTTATTGATCTATTGCTTGAG ACACGACAAGCTTTTACACCAGAGCAAATAAATGAAGCATGCTATGTTGATATGAGGGCTAACAAAGATGTTTTTGAGAGTCTAAGGAAAAATCCAAAAGTAGAATACGACGGGCAACGGTTCTCTTACAAG GCAAAGTATGGCCTTAAGGAGAAAAGCGAGCTTCTTCAACTTATACGTAGGTATCCAGAGGGCCTTGCTGTTTTTGACCTAAAGGATGCCTACCCCAATGTGATGGAAGACTTGCAG GCTTTGAAAGCTGCAGGGCAGATTTGGCTGCTGTCCAACTTTGATTCACAGGACGACATTGCATACCCGAATGACCCCAAAGCAAACATTAAGGTGGATGATGACCTAAAGCAGCTGTTTCGGAGTATTGAGTTGCCTCGTGATATGATTGATATAGAGAAGGATCTTCAAAAGAATGGAATGAAGCCTGCTACCAACACTGCAAAGAGGAGGAGTGCAGCACAAATTGATGGCGTTTCTTCCAAGCCCAAGTCCAATTCTAGGAAGAAGAATGAAATCACCAAGAGAACCAAGCTGACCAATGCCCATCTTCCGGAGCTTTTTCAGAACCTAAAGTAA